The Nitrospira sp. genome window below encodes:
- a CDS encoding response regulator transcription factor has protein sequence MRVLVIEDETKVGSFIQRALEEESYAVDLCEDGAKGLEMALAINYDLLVVDVMLPSMSGLDVLKNIRRERIHTPVLILSAQSQIDQRVKGLDAGADDYLTKPFAIDELLARVRALLRRGASESPGILQVEDLILNPATRDVTRGGQRIDLTLKEYALLEYLMRHTGRVLTRPMISEHVWNQDFDTFTNVIDVYVNYLRNKIDRGRTKKLIHTIRGSGYMLKAD, from the coding sequence ATGCGTGTGCTTGTCATAGAAGATGAAACCAAAGTCGGCTCTTTTATTCAGCGAGCGCTTGAAGAAGAAAGCTATGCCGTCGATCTCTGTGAGGACGGAGCCAAAGGGTTAGAGATGGCCCTGGCGATCAATTACGACCTCCTGGTCGTCGACGTGATGTTGCCGTCGATGTCCGGTCTGGATGTGCTGAAGAATATCCGTCGGGAACGGATCCACACCCCGGTGCTGATTCTCTCTGCTCAATCCCAGATCGACCAACGGGTCAAAGGGCTGGATGCCGGGGCCGACGATTACTTGACCAAGCCGTTTGCGATCGATGAACTCTTGGCGCGCGTGCGGGCCCTGTTGCGTCGTGGGGCATCCGAGAGCCCAGGAATCCTCCAGGTGGAGGATCTGATTCTCAACCCGGCGACCCGTGACGTCACGCGGGGGGGGCAACGCATCGATTTGACGCTGAAAGAGTACGCCTTACTCGAATATCTGATGCGTCATACCGGCCGCGTGCTCACCAGGCCCATGATCTCCGAACACGTGTGGAATCAAGATTTCGATACCTTCACCAACGTCATCGATGTCTATGTCAACTACCTCCGGAATAAAATCGATCGAGGCCGAACCAAGAAATTGATCCATACCATTCGCGGTAGCGGGTATATGCTGAAGGCTGACTAG
- a CDS encoding ATP-binding protein, with the protein MPLRVRLTLWYGTALAMVLMVFSVVLYAMTARNLRDAVDQSLEETATTAVRSLEERGFLPLISEEELLSQFPELARIDKFFQIFSPSGTISIRSPNIKQHEVPLSRTALDTAFAGQSIFESAKYPNEPPLRLISMPIMYRGNLLYIVQVGTSMESVGETLHRFLILLVVAIPIALAVSLAGGWFLAGRALRPVDKITLAAQRITAGDLSQRLSMPAAHDEIGRLAATFNNMIGRLDASFSQIRQFTSDASHELRTPLTVMKGETDLVLRRPRALEDYKSVLESNLEEIDRMSRIVDELLFLSRADMGEVKLDSLPVGMESLVEDIHRQATQLGQDRKIEVVLGTVMPVVVQGDDLRLRELLLNLVENAMKYSYQGGKVEISLLNDGREARLSVTDHGIGIAQADHKRIFQRFFRTDVARAHTKKGTGLGLAICAWIVDLHKGRIEVKSDLGQGSTFTVVLPLAHSAA; encoded by the coding sequence ATGCCGCTACGTGTTCGGCTGACCCTCTGGTACGGGACCGCCCTGGCCATGGTCCTCATGGTGTTCTCCGTGGTGCTGTACGCCATGACCGCGCGAAATTTGCGCGACGCCGTCGATCAATCCCTCGAAGAAACGGCGACGACGGCTGTGCGGTCGCTCGAAGAGCGTGGGTTTCTTCCTCTGATTAGTGAAGAGGAATTGCTCTCCCAATTTCCAGAACTGGCCCGCATCGATAAGTTCTTCCAGATCTTCAGCCCCTCCGGCACCATCTCGATCCGTTCTCCCAACATCAAACAGCATGAAGTTCCACTCAGTCGAACCGCTCTCGATACCGCATTCGCCGGACAGAGCATTTTCGAGTCGGCTAAGTATCCCAATGAGCCTCCGTTGCGGCTGATCTCCATGCCCATCATGTACCGGGGTAATCTTTTGTACATCGTGCAAGTGGGCACGTCGATGGAATCGGTCGGAGAAACCCTCCATCGCTTCCTGATTCTGCTTGTGGTGGCAATTCCGATCGCTCTGGCTGTGTCCCTCGCGGGGGGATGGTTCTTGGCAGGGCGAGCGTTACGTCCTGTCGATAAGATTACCCTTGCCGCGCAGCGCATTACCGCCGGTGATCTCAGCCAGCGTCTCAGCATGCCGGCGGCGCATGACGAAATCGGCCGGCTGGCCGCCACCTTCAACAACATGATCGGCCGACTGGATGCCTCCTTCAGCCAAATCCGTCAGTTCACCAGTGATGCGTCGCATGAGTTGCGGACTCCCCTCACGGTGATGAAGGGTGAGACGGACCTGGTTCTACGGCGACCTCGTGCACTCGAAGACTATAAGTCGGTGCTTGAGAGCAATTTGGAAGAGATTGATCGAATGAGCAGGATTGTCGACGAACTGTTGTTCCTCTCTCGTGCCGACATGGGAGAAGTCAAACTGGACTCGTTACCCGTTGGGATGGAGTCTCTCGTCGAAGATATTCATCGCCAGGCCACGCAACTCGGGCAGGACCGAAAGATCGAGGTTGTACTGGGAACAGTGATGCCGGTGGTTGTGCAAGGCGACGACTTGCGGCTTCGCGAGTTGCTGCTCAATCTCGTGGAGAATGCGATGAAGTATTCGTACCAGGGAGGAAAGGTCGAGATTTCGTTGTTGAATGATGGTCGAGAGGCCAGGCTGTCGGTCACGGACCACGGCATCGGCATTGCCCAGGCAGACCACAAGCGGATTTTCCAACGCTTCTTCCGCACAGACGTCGCTCGTGCCCACACGAAGAAGGGAACTGGTCTCGGCCTCGCCATTTGTGCTTGGATCGTCGATTTGCACAAGGGACGGATAGAAGTCAAAAGTGATCTCGGCCAGGGATCAACCTTCACTGTTGTACTACCGCTCGCCCATTCCGCTGCTTAG
- a CDS encoding type II toxin-antitoxin system HicB family antitoxin → MKEQLTAVFQQVPEGYIGFVEELPGVNTQGDTLAEARTNLHEAVRLVLESNRALAEESLHDKTVIREPFALIS, encoded by the coding sequence ATGAAGGAACAGCTTACCGCCGTGTTTCAGCAAGTTCCGGAAGGCTATATCGGGTTTGTCGAAGAGCTACCGGGAGTGAACACCCAAGGCGATACACTTGCTGAAGCGCGTACCAACCTCCACGAGGCGGTGCGACTTGTCTTGGAATCAAACCGCGCGTTAGCAGAAGAATCGCTGCACGATAAGACCGTCATCCGCGAGCCATTTGCCCTGATTTCATGA
- the rimO gene encoding 30S ribosomal protein S12 methylthiotransferase RimO, producing MSQPLIIPRRAKPESQRDRHRSLIGASLKKTTIGFVNLGCSKNQVDSEIMLGSLVAEGFQLTGDPKQADVVIVNTCGFIEEAKEESINTVLEHGRLKKTGTCRVLIAAGCLAQRYQGDLLKELPELDAVVGTGEFGRIADICRDLLAPKKRHRRLWISQPPYLYDELAPRLRLGKQHSAYVKIAEGCNRNCTFCAIPLMRGKQRSRLVESIVAEARLLADEGVKEINLISQDTVNYGVDLGLREGLVRLLRELVKVEGLRWIRPFYLYPQQVTDDLLDLYAGEEKITKYIDMPLQHINDRMLKRMHRLGDRPAIEALVDRIRARIPAVTFRTAFIVGFPGETDAAFTELNDYVEQAEFDRVAVFHYSDEEGTGAADLDEKVEREIMDERRNTLLSLQESISAAKGRVKVGSTLEVLIDGRSEETQHVLEGRHEGLAPEIDGVVYIDEDSTSNTHVHHPRLEMSSPKPGDFCTVEITDAAAYDLVGRIVTKPGC from the coding sequence ATGTCTCAGCCATTGATCATTCCGCGGCGGGCGAAACCGGAATCCCAAAGGGACAGGCACCGATCGCTGATCGGAGCCAGTCTCAAGAAAACTACGATCGGGTTTGTGAATCTTGGTTGTTCTAAGAATCAGGTCGACTCGGAAATCATGCTCGGGTCTCTCGTAGCCGAAGGGTTTCAACTGACCGGTGACCCGAAGCAAGCCGACGTAGTGATCGTCAATACCTGCGGGTTCATCGAAGAGGCCAAAGAGGAATCGATCAACACCGTCCTCGAACATGGGCGCCTGAAGAAAACAGGAACTTGCCGCGTCTTGATTGCAGCCGGTTGTTTAGCTCAGAGATATCAAGGAGACTTGCTGAAAGAATTACCGGAATTGGATGCGGTGGTCGGCACCGGGGAATTCGGCAGAATCGCCGACATCTGCCGGGACCTCCTAGCTCCCAAGAAGCGGCATCGACGCCTTTGGATCAGTCAGCCGCCCTATCTCTATGACGAGCTGGCGCCACGACTGAGACTCGGCAAGCAGCATAGCGCCTATGTGAAAATCGCCGAAGGCTGTAACCGTAACTGTACGTTTTGTGCTATTCCGCTGATGCGCGGGAAGCAGCGCAGCAGGCTGGTGGAATCCATTGTTGCCGAGGCGCGCCTGCTTGCCGATGAAGGCGTCAAAGAAATCAATCTGATCTCGCAAGATACAGTCAACTATGGTGTGGATCTCGGTCTTCGCGAAGGCTTGGTCCGTTTACTTCGCGAATTGGTCAAAGTCGAAGGCCTCCGATGGATTCGTCCGTTTTATCTCTATCCACAGCAAGTCACGGATGACCTGCTCGACCTCTACGCCGGCGAAGAAAAGATCACCAAGTATATCGACATGCCGCTCCAGCACATCAATGACCGCATGCTCAAACGCATGCATCGTCTGGGAGACCGCCCCGCGATCGAAGCCTTGGTCGATCGTATCCGGGCCCGTATTCCCGCGGTGACTTTTCGGACCGCGTTCATCGTCGGTTTCCCGGGAGAAACCGACGCCGCCTTTACCGAGCTGAACGACTATGTGGAACAGGCTGAGTTCGACCGGGTCGCCGTGTTCCACTACTCGGACGAGGAAGGGACCGGAGCAGCCGACTTGGATGAGAAAGTCGAGCGGGAAATCATGGATGAACGTCGCAACACCCTCCTCTCCCTCCAAGAATCTATTTCTGCCGCCAAAGGCAGGGTAAAAGTCGGCAGCACCCTCGAGGTGTTGATCGATGGACGATCAGAAGAAACACAACATGTGCTGGAAGGGCGCCACGAAGGGCTCGCCCCAGAAATAGATGGTGTTGTCTACATCGACGAAGACTCGACTTCAAACACCCACGTACACCATCCCCGCCTCGAGATGTCTTCTCCCAAGCCAGGCGATTTCTGCACGGTTGAGATCACCGACGCCGCAGCCTACGACCTGGTCGGCCGCATCGTTACGAAACCAGGTTGCTGA
- a CDS encoding ORF6N domain-containing protein, producing MRRPKPFESLILTIRGHRVMIDADLAGLYGVETRKLNQAVKRNADRFPKDFMFRLNAEEKSEVITICDYLHHLKFSNNRRV from the coding sequence ATGAGGCGTCCCAAACCCTTTGAGTCCCTGATTCTGACCATTCGAGGACACCGGGTGATGATCGACGCTGATTTGGCCGGCCTCTATGGCGTCGAGACACGAAAGCTGAACCAGGCAGTGAAGCGCAATGCCGATCGTTTTCCCAAAGATTTCATGTTTCGGCTCAACGCTGAGGAGAAATCTGAGGTGATCACAATTTGTGATTACCTCCACCACCTGAAATTTTCCAACAACCGGCGAGTCTAA
- the purU gene encoding formyltetrahydrofolate deformylase: MTSPRKDSIVLLIHCKDRKGIVARVSGFIHDFGGNILDSDHHTDDDTNDFLMRMEFATEGFQIPPDDIPAAFAPIAKVYDMHYDVHPSSRRTQVGMLVSKQDHCLADLLQRHRRDELHIDIPVIISNHDTCASWADLFKIPFAVYPVTKETKPQQEQQVLALLKEQRVELVVMARYMQILSADFLAQVGCPVINIHHSFLPAFIGANPYRQAYDRGVKIIGATAHYATQDLDEGPIIEQGVIRVGHRDTVEDLVRKGRDLEEIVLARAVRRHIERRVLVYGRKTVVFD, encoded by the coding sequence ATGACCTCACCGAGGAAAGACTCGATCGTTCTCTTGATCCACTGCAAAGACCGGAAAGGCATCGTCGCGCGAGTGTCTGGGTTCATTCACGATTTCGGGGGCAATATCCTCGATTCCGACCATCACACCGATGATGACACGAACGACTTTCTCATGCGCATGGAATTCGCCACGGAGGGATTCCAAATTCCTCCGGACGACATACCGGCTGCCTTCGCTCCGATCGCCAAAGTGTACGACATGCATTACGACGTGCATCCCTCCAGTCGACGGACGCAAGTCGGCATGTTGGTTTCGAAACAGGATCATTGTCTGGCCGATCTGCTCCAGCGGCACCGCCGAGACGAACTGCATATCGATATTCCTGTTATCATTTCGAATCACGACACCTGCGCCAGCTGGGCTGATCTCTTTAAGATCCCGTTTGCCGTTTATCCCGTTACCAAAGAGACCAAGCCTCAGCAGGAACAGCAAGTCTTGGCGCTCCTGAAAGAGCAGCGTGTAGAACTCGTGGTCATGGCTCGCTACATGCAGATCCTCAGCGCGGACTTTCTTGCTCAGGTTGGCTGCCCTGTCATCAACATCCATCATTCTTTCCTCCCTGCCTTTATCGGAGCCAATCCTTATCGGCAGGCCTATGACCGGGGTGTCAAGATCATCGGAGCGACGGCGCACTACGCCACTCAGGATCTGGATGAGGGCCCCATCATCGAGCAAGGCGTGATTCGCGTGGGACACCGGGATACCGTAGAAGATCTCGTGCGCAAAGGGCGGGACCTGGAGGAAATTGTGCTTGCCCGCGCGGTCCGGCGGCATATCGAACGGCGTGTCTTGGTCTATGGGAGAAAAACGGTGGTGTTCGACTAG
- a CDS encoding YgiT-type zinc finger protein, whose product MFRCHVCGKTEGRQEFVSEVFDIDGKAVRVENIPATVCTQCGESVFSRETTEKVRRMVHGETKPIKSVQMDVFAFS is encoded by the coding sequence ATGTTCCGATGTCACGTGTGCGGGAAGACCGAAGGGCGGCAGGAGTTCGTCAGCGAGGTTTTCGATATTGATGGGAAAGCCGTGCGAGTCGAAAACATTCCTGCAACCGTATGCACTCAATGCGGCGAATCAGTTTTTAGCCGCGAAACAACTGAAAAGGTTCGTCGGATGGTCCATGGCGAAACGAAACCGATCAAATCCGTTCAGATGGACGTGTTCGCTTTCAGCTAA
- a CDS encoding DegQ family serine endoprotease produces the protein MSSHPYRAIGFVIGVGLVSGALIWGNHSLTASHASDAPSPASMQVAVDRPASGFTEVAKQVTPAVVNITTVMTEQASEGFSVPDELRGRMEEFFGKPFGPRGRGPADPYEHRGPRRGQGSGVIISSDGYILTNNHVIAKAREVNVTLPDKREFKGKIIGTDPKTDLAVVKINVTDLSALSWGDASRLQVGEYVLAVGNPFGLNSTVTLGIVSAVGRGHMGITQYEDFIQTDAAINPGNSGGALVNTRGELVGINTAIFSQTGGYQGVGFAVSTTMAKPIYESLLKTGRVVRGYLGVGIQDLNQDLAKSFNIKNSKGALVSDVREDSPAEQAGLKQGDVIVEYQGTPVEDGVTLQRLVTRTSIGTTVPVKVIRDGQERGMTVKIVDQPDETKVAKGERGETDYAFSGLAVEDLDQATSNELGLKGKRGVVVTRVAPDSGAEKAGLMPGDVIREINRQSIKSVKDFEKASSDIKKGDSVLILVNRRGNQLFISVKV, from the coding sequence ATGTCATCGCATCCATATCGTGCCATCGGTTTCGTGATTGGCGTCGGTCTTGTAAGCGGTGCCCTGATCTGGGGCAACCACTCACTCACCGCGTCCCATGCATCGGATGCGCCGTCTCCGGCCTCCATGCAAGTAGCCGTAGATAGGCCGGCGAGTGGCTTCACGGAAGTCGCCAAACAGGTGACTCCGGCGGTCGTCAACATCACGACAGTCATGACGGAGCAAGCTTCAGAGGGATTTTCTGTCCCTGACGAGCTACGAGGACGAATGGAAGAATTCTTCGGAAAACCGTTCGGGCCTCGTGGGAGGGGACCGGCCGACCCTTATGAACATCGAGGGCCCCGGAGAGGACAAGGGTCCGGCGTCATCATCTCATCGGATGGATATATCCTGACCAACAATCACGTGATTGCCAAGGCTCGCGAAGTGAATGTCACGCTCCCCGACAAACGTGAGTTCAAGGGCAAGATCATCGGCACCGACCCAAAGACGGATCTTGCGGTGGTCAAGATCAACGTGACCGATCTTTCCGCGTTGTCCTGGGGTGATGCGTCACGCTTGCAAGTCGGTGAGTATGTGTTAGCCGTCGGCAATCCGTTTGGATTGAATTCCACCGTGACCCTCGGGATTGTGAGCGCAGTCGGACGAGGCCACATGGGCATCACTCAGTATGAGGATTTCATTCAAACAGATGCGGCCATCAATCCGGGTAACTCAGGCGGTGCTTTGGTCAATACCAGAGGTGAGCTCGTCGGCATTAATACGGCAATTTTCTCCCAGACCGGCGGCTATCAAGGCGTTGGCTTTGCCGTCTCAACAACCATGGCCAAGCCAATCTATGAGAGTTTGCTCAAGACAGGCAGGGTTGTCCGAGGGTATCTCGGTGTCGGCATTCAGGATCTGAACCAAGACCTGGCGAAGTCATTCAATATCAAGAATTCCAAAGGCGCCTTGGTCAGCGACGTCCGGGAAGACAGCCCGGCCGAACAGGCCGGATTGAAGCAGGGAGACGTCATTGTCGAGTATCAGGGCACTCCTGTGGAGGATGGGGTCACGTTGCAGCGACTGGTGACCAGGACTTCGATCGGCACCACCGTGCCGGTGAAAGTGATTCGTGACGGTCAAGAACGTGGGATGACAGTCAAAATTGTCGACCAGCCCGATGAAACGAAAGTCGCCAAGGGGGAAAGAGGCGAAACGGACTATGCCTTCTCCGGCCTCGCGGTAGAAGACTTAGATCAGGCTACCTCCAACGAACTCGGCCTTAAGGGGAAGCGAGGCGTGGTGGTGACCAGGGTTGCTCCGGACAGCGGAGCGGAGAAGGCCGGCCTTATGCCGGGCGACGTGATCCGAGAGATCAATCGGCAATCTATCAAGTCCGTGAAGGACTTTGAGAAGGCGTCTTCCGACATCAAAAAGGGAGACAGCGTGCTGATCTTGGTCAATCGACGTGGGAATCAGCTGTTCATATCTGTGAAGGTGTAA
- a CDS encoding gamma carbonic anhydrase family protein, whose product MIRTFQGVRPTIPSSCFIEETAVMIGDVVMGEDCSVWFNSVIRGDVNYIRIGDRTNVQDLCMLHVTHGTHPLIIGNEVTIGHHVVLHGCTIQDRVLVGMGAIIMDGAVIGGDSVVGAGALVVEGTIVPPKSLILGSPAKIKRPVTEKELAWIKESADNYVNYAKRYMNDTGKKTGFEL is encoded by the coding sequence ATGATTCGAACCTTTCAAGGAGTCAGGCCGACGATCCCCAGCTCATGCTTCATCGAAGAGACCGCTGTCATGATCGGCGATGTTGTCATGGGGGAGGACTGTAGTGTCTGGTTCAACAGCGTGATCCGAGGCGATGTGAACTACATCCGGATCGGAGATCGGACCAACGTGCAGGATCTCTGCATGCTGCACGTGACTCACGGCACACATCCGCTGATCATCGGCAACGAAGTCACGATCGGCCACCATGTCGTGCTGCACGGTTGTACGATTCAGGACCGTGTGCTGGTGGGTATGGGTGCGATCATTATGGACGGAGCGGTGATCGGAGGGGATTCCGTGGTAGGAGCCGGAGCCTTGGTCGTCGAAGGCACGATCGTGCCGCCGAAGAGCTTAATCCTCGGCTCGCCGGCCAAAATCAAGCGCCCGGTTACGGAGAAGGAATTGGCCTGGATAAAGGAATCGGCGGACAATTATGTGAACTATGCAAAAAGGTATATGAACGATACAGGTAAGAAAACCGGTTTTGAACTCTGA